One part of the Ziziphus jujuba cultivar Dongzao chromosome 2, ASM3175591v1 genome encodes these proteins:
- the LOC107419673 gene encoding LOW QUALITY PROTEIN: receptor kinase-like protein Xa21 (The sequence of the model RefSeq protein was modified relative to this genomic sequence to represent the inferred CDS: inserted 1 base in 1 codon) — translation MAEIFFLRLITILLAMVQCNNFMAKAKTITNITTDQAALLALKNHINEDPQNILATNWSTSSSSVCNWIGVTCGSRHQRVTVLDLSYMSLTGTIPPHLGNLSFLVELHLRNNSFHGLLPKELSGLRRLKFIDFGYNNLKGQIPSWFGLLPKLEALKLNGNQFFGSMPLSIFNNLSASLQTLDLSENQLSGRIPREIANLTKLKELFLNDNILSQEIPEEIGNYKEMEVLNIETNELVGSIPWVIFNMSLLKTLGFGYNGLSGSLPHKICQNLSHLQGLYSSYNQLSGPFPSEWLQCKELTTISLSFNYFSGSIPISIGNLPKLKVLYLSNNNLSGDIPKEIGNIKELEEMDIGTNALTGSIPLANFNMSSLKYLDLFDNKLSGSIPDNICDNLPALEGLSLARNQLTGPIPSRWLQCKELQILYFFSNHFTGSIPVSIGNLTKLKLLDLAENKLKDFPKEIGNLKELEELWVETNALRGPFPLCIFNMSALRSLDFSENKLSGSLPDNICHNLPNIQELLLFYNQFDGPIPSRWFQCKHLRTLSLAHNNFTVEVPTSIGNLTNLKKLDLGFNNLTGMIPKEISHLSNLENNAFCGEPRLEVPPCKTGAKKSTRSAWKYIVELRKISYRELVQATDGFSETNLLGTGSFCSVYLGKLNDGMNIAIKVFNLELETAMTSFDNECRVLYNLRHRNLIKIISIHSRIKFKALILEHMPLGSLENMLYNPSNSLSMLQRLNIMIDVASALDYLHHXYSPPVVHCDIKPSNVLLDDDLVGHVADFGNAKVLSGTEPMIQTMTLATIGYMAPVWTRGNCFYKRRCV, via the exons ATGGCTGAAATTTTCTTCCTTCGTTTGATTACTATTTTGTTGGCCATGGTTCAATGTAATAATTTCATGGCGAAGGCAAAAACCATTACCAACATAACCACAGACCAGGCTGCTCTTCTTGCCCTTAAAAATCATATCAATGAAGATCCTCAAAACATCTTGGCAACCAACTGGTCCacttcttcttcctctgttTGCAATTGGATTGGTGTGACTTGCGGTTCTCGCCACCAAAGAGTGACTGTCTTGGATCTTTCTTATATGAGTCTAACAGGCACCATTCCTCCACACCTTGGAAACCTCTCGTTTCTCGTTGAATTGCACTTGAGAAACAATAGTTTTCATGGGTTGCTGCCCAAGGAATTGTCTGGTTTACGTCGGCTGAAGTTCATCGACTTTGGATACAATAATCTGAAGGGTCAGATTCCTTCTTGGTTTGGGTTGTTACCTAAACTTGAAGCCCTGAAGTTGAATGGAAATCAGTTCTTTGGCTCCATGCCCCTCTCCATATTCAATAACTTGTCGGCCTCCTTACAAACGCTTGACCTCAGCGAAAACCAGCTCTCAG GAAGAATACCAAGAGAAATTGCGAACTTGACAAAGCTCAAGGAGTTGTTTCTTAATGATAACATCTTATCCCAAg AAATACCAGAGGAGATTGGCAATTATAAAGAAATGGAGGTGCTGAATATTGAAACCAATGAGCTAGTGGGGTCAATTCCTTGGGTTATCTTCAACATGTCTTTACTAAAAACTTTGGGTTTTGGTTACAACGGTCTATCAGGAAGCCTTCCAcataaaatttgtcaaaatcttTCTCATCTGCAAGGTCTATATTCGTCTTACAATCAGCTCTCTGGACCCTTTCCATCTGAATGGTTGCAATGCAAAGAGCTTACTACCATATCATTGTCCTTCAATTACTTTTCCGGGAGCATACCCATAAGCATTGGTAACTTGCCAAAGCTGAAAGTCCTCTATCTTAGCAACAACAACTTGAGTGGAG ATATTCCAAAGGAGATCGGTAACATTAAAGAACTGGAAGAGATGGATATTGGAACCAATGCGCTTACAGGGTCGATTCCTTTAGCCAACTTCAACATGtcttctttgaaatatttggatttatttgataataaattatcaGGTAGTATTCCAGACAATATATGTGATAATCTACCTGCTTTAGAAGGACTATCTTTGGCTCGGAATCAGCTTACCGGACCAATTCCATCACGATGGTTGCAATGCAAAGAGCTTCAGATTTTGTATTTCTTCTCCAATCATTTTACTGGAAGCATACCTGTGAGTATTGGAAATTTGACAAAGTTGAAGTTGCTCGATCTtgctgaaaacaagttgaaag ACTTTCCAAAGGAGATTGGTAATTTAAAAGAGCTTGAGGAGTTGTGGGTTGAAACCAATGCTCTAAGAGGGCCATTTCCTTTATGCATCTTCAACATGTCTGCTTTGAGAAGTTTGGATTTCTCTGAAAATAAGTTATCAGGGAGTCTTCCAGATAATATATGTCATAATCTTCCAAATATACAAGAACTACTATTGTTTTATAATCAGTTTGATGGACCCATTCCATCGCGATGGTTTCAATGTAAACATCTCCGCACTTTGTCATTAGCACATAACAATTTTACTGTGGAAGTTCCTACAAGTATTGGAAACTTGACAAACTTGAAGAAGCTGGATCTTGGGTTTAACAACTTGACAG GTATGATACCAAAGGAGATTAGTCATCTATCTAATTTGGAG AACAATGCTTTTTGTGGTGAACCTCGATTAGAAGTGCCGCCTTGCAAAACTGGagcaaaaaagtcaactcgaaGTGCTTGGAAGTATATTGTTG AATTGAGGAAGATTTCATACCGAGAACTTGTTCAGGCAACAGATGGATTCAGTGAAACAAATTTACTTGGTACAGGAAGTTTTTGCTCTGTATATCTGGGAAAACTCAATGATGGAATGAATATTGCAATTAAGGTTTTCAATTTAGAATTGGAAACAGCAATGACAAGTTTTGATAATGAATGCAGAGTGTTATACAATCTTCGACATAGAAATCTTATCAAAATCATCAGCATTCATAgcaggatcaagttcaaagccTTGATACTCGAACACATGCCCCTTGGAAGCCTTGAAAATATGTTGTACAATCCAAGTAATAGTTTGAGCATGCTACAGAGGTTGAACATTATGATAGATGTTGCGTCAGCATTGGACTATCTTCATC GCTATTCACCACCTGTTGTTCATTGTGATATAAAGCCTAGCAACGTACTTCTTGATGATGATTTGGTTGGTCATGTGGCTGATTTTGGCAATGCAAAAGTTCTAAGTGGAACAGAGCCAATGATACAAACCATGACACTAGCCACTATTGGATACATGGCCCCAG TATGGACAAGAGGGAATTGTTTCTACAAAAGGCGATGTGTATAG